Genomic DNA from Rubinisphaera margarita:
CAAAGTCCTCGACATTCTCTTCGAGATCTTTCCTCAATCGACCAATGGGCGAATCCTCCTGGTCGAGGAAGACGGCGAGCTGGTCCCTTACGCCTGCAAAGCCGGCCGCGACGACAACAGCAGCATCCTGACCCAGGTTCCGCTCGGAAGCGAACTGGCTTCGACGGTGCTCGAATCCGGCAAGGACATGCTCTCGAACTCCGACGCCTTCAGTGAGTCGGTGCTCGATGAAGACGTCTGCTCGACGATGTGCGTCAGACTGCTCAATCCCGATCGCGCTCCGCTGGGGGTGATCGAAGTCGAAACGACCGACGACCAGTCGATGTTTCACGATGATGACCTGCATGTCCTTCGCAGTGTCGCCGACATGACCGGGCTGGCGATCGCCTATGCGCGAGCCCACGCCCAGCAGATGGCTCGAGCCCGGCATCAGCAGCAGTTGGAAATGGCTCACGAGGTTCAGATGCGGATGTTGCCCCGCGACCGGCCAGAAGTGACCGGTTACACCTTCAGCGACTTCTACGCCGCGGCCGGGCAGGTTGGAGGAGACTTCTTCTACTATCGCTGGTTGAAAGCTAATCAGCTGGTCGTCGCGATCGGAGATATCTGCGGGAAAGGGATGCCGGCCGCTTTGAAAATGGCTCACATGAATACGCACCTGCATCACGTCATGGGAACGGCCCGGAGCTTGAAGGTCGCCATGCACCGCCTGAACCAGGGAGCCTTCAATGACCCGACCGATATCTCCCTGATCACATTCGTGCTCTGCATCTTCAATGTCCAGAAGCACGAGCTGACCATTGCCAACGCGGGGCATATTCCTCCGCTCCGTCGACGGGCCGGATCAACCGCAGTGGAGTACATGCAGCACGAAAAAGATGGATTGCCTCTAGGGGTAGAGAAAGATTTTGAGTATCACCCGATGACATACAAGTTCGATCCGGGCGACCTGGTCGTGCTCTGCACGGACGGGATTACCGAAGCGATGGATGGGCAGTCGAACCTGTTCGGCATGGATGGTCTGGAGAACTCCATCCTTAAATCTCGACCAAACGCCGACCAAGCTGTGTCTACTCTGGTTGAGGATGTCCGGATACACACCCGCGGCAAGCGGCAACAGGACGATATGTGCATCGTGAGCGTGAGTCGCGATCTGTGAACGCCTTCGGGGAGACACTCTCGGAGACGCCGCACTGATTTCACAGTTGCCGGACCGGGGGGGAAGGTCAGGTCTTCGCCGCCGCAGAGGCGTCGTCCGGGTTTTCCATTTCCGAGTTATGCCGCTGGAGCCAGCGAAAGACGAGCCAGCAGCCAGCAGCCCAGGTGGCGCCCATGGTCCAGCCAGCCAGCACGTCCGTGGGCCAGTGCACTCCGAGATACACGCGACTGATGCCGATCAGTATCGTCAGAAAGAAGGCCAGGAGCAGAAAGTAAGCCTTGATACGGTGTCGCGTTTGCACGCGAGCCAGCAACGCTCCCAGTGTCAGGTAAACCACGGCTGAGATTGCGGAATGTCCACTCGGGAAACTGCGGGTGTAGACATATTGTCCGTGAGGGACGAGGTCGGGACGGGGCCGGTCGAAGAAATACTTCAGACCCGTACTCAGCAGCATCCCACTGACGACGGCCAGGACAAGGAAGAGAGCTTCGGTTCGTTTTCCCTGCAGGAACAGGAAGCCGGCGACGCCGATCGTCAGAAAGGTCACAATCACCGTTCCTCCGAGGGCAGTCACATCCCGGGCGGTTTCTTCCACCCAGTGCGGCCCGAGCGGATCGGTCACGTCGTCCGCCTGTCGCATGCTGAGCAGTACGGTGCGGTCGAACTTCTCGCTCTCGCCCTCGCGAACTTCATCGGCCAGTTCCACGAAGCCCCACGTTCCCGCCGCGACCAGCCCCACGAGGACTAACGTCGCAAGCTCATGGCTGCCCAGCCACGTCATGAACTTCTGAATGGGATGAGGAATCTTCCGCAAGAACTGCATAAGTCGCGATCCAGAACTGCCGGGCGCCCAGGAAACGTTTCGTTTCAGTCTATGACGGATCCGGCGGGCGACAACATGGATTTGAGCGATTCAGCGTTCAGTTTGCGGCGTCCGTCGTCAGATCGAACTGAGCCGTGATCAGGCTGCGAAGTTCGTTCTGAATTTCCTCGATCGAACGCCCTTCGCCAGATTCTGTCAGGCAGTTCACGACATGCCAGTGTTCGTTCTCTCTGCACAACTGCAGATAGACGTCTCTCACGCCGATGAGGTAATCGCAGTCGGACTCGTGCAGATCCGTTACCTGACGGGTGTAATCGCGGGCATTCTTTCGAGCCACCCGTTCGGCAGAGACTTCTGCGGGCAGATCGAGAACGATCACCAGATCGGGACGAGGCACCTTGAAGATCCCGTATTCGACCTGCTCGATCCACTGCAGAAATTCCTGCCGCTCAGCGCCCAGCAATCGGGCTCCCTGATGAGCGAAGTTCGAGCCGACGTAACGATCGGCGATGAGCAGATCGTGGTCGTCGAGTTTCTGGCAGATGACATCCCGCGATTCAAACCGCTCAGTGGCATACATCAGCGAGATCGGAATGGGATGCAGATTCTCGAGCGTGCCGAACTGACCATCGAGAAAGCGGCCGATCTGTTTGCCGGTCAGCGTTTCGCTGTAACGGGGAAAGGTGATCGTGCCGGTGCTCAACCCGGACGTCTGAAAGAAGTCGACCAGAGCCGCGGTCTGCGTCCCTTTGCCGGACCCATCGATTCCTTCGATCGCAACGAAATAAGACAAACCAGTTCCTTCACGCCACACGGCGACTCAAGCGGCCGGGCAACTTCGTGTTGTGTTGGACAAAGACCGTTCTTTTTCAAGAGCGGTTCCCTCGCCCCCCGGGGGGAAAGGGTTAGGGTGAGAGGGAAATGCAGGGTCCATGTTTATTGGGCCGTAGTCTCGCAACTGTGAGGAGCGCCGCTGGTTGATCGCCCCCTCCTCGTCCTTCGGGCTTTCCGCATATGGCGGAGAAAGTAAGCCGCTCCCCGTGAAGGGGGCGAAGGAACATCCGAAGGCGATGCCCTCGAATCCGGCGGCTGTTACACCTGCGTCTGGAACTGCTGCACAGCGGTGTCCACGTCAGGATGGACGAGAAAATAGGTATGCAGCCGACTTGTTTCCATCACTTCCTGCACGGCCGGAGCCAAGTCGCAGATTGCCATCTCGCCTTCCAGACGACGGAGATGGCGGTGCAGATGAATGAGCTTGCCGAGAATGGACGAGGTCACCCAGTCGACTCCCTTCAGGGAGAGGACGACCCGATTGTAGCCGAGCTGATCGACAATTTGCATCAACTCGAAGCCGAGTTGCTCGACATTGTCTTCTTCGGACAACGTCGATTTGCGGATCCGGATTACAGCTACTTCACCGGTCCGTTCCAGCGTGAAAAACGACGGCTGGAAGTCGTGGGAATCGCTAGTCATGGTGTTGCCCGCTTTGAATCGCTGAAAGATGATCTCGAAAGGCTTCGACGCCTTCTGCCTGAAGGAACGATCCGATGTCCGATTTCTTCCCCGGCAACTCAACCGGGACGTACCGTTCGTCCGTTCCCTGTAGCCAGCCTGGTCGCCGCTGCGATTCCCGCTCGACCAGAACCTGACTGGCTTGGCCGATTCGCTCGCGATAAAACTCCATGGCCAGTTCACGTTCCAGCTCTCCGAGCCGGGCGACCCGTTCCTTGATCACCGGCGGCGGAAGCTGATTGGCGAACTCGGCCGCTTTCGTCCCTTTACGCACACTGTACGGAAAGACGTGGACCTTCATGAATCGGGCGTCGCGGCAGGATTGCAGCGTCTCCTCGAATTCTTCGTCGGTCTCCCCGGGGAATCCCACAATCACATCCGTCGTAAAGGCCGGATGTTCGAGCCTTTCTCGCATCTTCTCAAGTTTTTCGAGGAATCTCGCCATGCTGTAGCGGCGACGCATCCGCCGCAACACCGTTTCCGAGCCGCTCTGCAGGGCCGGATGAAACTGCGGGCAGAGATGTTCACAATTCGCGGCTGCCGAGATGAAATCGTCGTTCACTTCAACCGCTTCAATACTGGAGAGCCGCATTCGCCAGTTGCCCGGAATCTTGTCGAGCTTCTCGAACAGATGCCACAACCGGAACGGGGGCTTGCCCGACTTCCCGCGGGTCGTGTCGACGCCGTAATGTCCGACGTGGACACCAGTAATGACGATTTCCAGATACCCGTTGTCGATCAGCCGGCGGACTTCGTCTTCAATATCCTGCGGCGAGCGGCTCTGCAGCCCCGGTCGTACCTGCGGGATGATGCAGTAGGTACATTTCAGGATGCAGCCGTCCTGGACCTTCACATACGCCCGGCGACGCCCTTCGAACTGACTGATGCCGTTCGGCATGTCGTGGATGCCGTGTCGCTGCAGGATGTCCGGCAGTTCCCGTTTGTCGGTCACAACCTCGAACACCCCCGGAAGCTCCGCCAGTTCCTGCGGATCGCGGGTCGCGTAGCAGCCCATCACCAGCGTACGCGTGCCGGGATTCTTCCGGGCCAGCTGGCGAATCACCTGTCGCGACTTGGAATCGCCGGTATGTGTGACCGTACAAGTATTTACGACGCAAAGATCGGCGGTTTCGCCATCCCCGGCTTCCCGAAAACCGTTCTTCTGCAGCGTTTCGTAGACGAGCTGGGTTTCGTACTGATTGACCTTACAGCCCAGAGTCACCAGCCGGCAGGTCTTGTCGATTCCTTCAAACTGTTGCGACAGACCGGTCGCGAAGGGAACGATCTCAGTCGATTCGTTCTCGTTGAGGATCGGCAACGACAGGGAAGAAGTTGAACTCATGGCAGGCACGGAAAAAACGTGAAATCTCTCAATCGACGCGGGAAGCAGCGAGCAATAGTATAAACCTCGGTAGACTACCCCACAAACCGCCATTTGGATTTCTGGGGAAATCGGCGTGAGGGAATGGCCGTCAGGCGTCAGAGTCGAAGCAAAACACGGAGCGGCGGCCCCCTGCCGCCGAATGCAGACTGCCCGACTCATGGACTCCTGGTGCCATTTTCAGCCTCAATAGACGTCTCGAATTCCGATTTGGGGAATCAGGTCATCTTCCTCATGATCGCGGCGGCAAAACGTCGGCGTTCATGGATATCGAGACCTTCGACACTTTTTCGACGCAGAAAGTTCCCGTGCAATCGCTGCAGGAAGTTGGAAACGCGATCATTTCGCTCAGGGAGCGAGTCGATGCTCTTTCCGGGGCCGCCGCTCCGCTCGATATTGCCCCGGTGACCTCCACCGAGTGGTATCAGCTCATCACACAGAAGCTGCTGCCGCAGCTCTCTGACAGTACTTACCTTGTCGTGGCGGTCGTTGGCGGGACGAATATCGGCAAGAGTGTGATTTTTAACCATCTTTGCGGCAGCAAGGTTTCCGCGACCAGCCCTCTGGCTTCGGGAACGAAGCATCCGACCTGCCTCACGCCGACGCGGCTCGCTTCTGATGAACTTCTGACCCCCGTTTTCAGCGAATTCGAGCTCCGCCATTCCGATGACGCCGAAGATGCCCTCCAGGGTTCGGACGACGACTTCCTCTTCTGGCGGGAGTCGCCCGAGGCACCCGAGAATCTGCTGCTGCTCGATACGCCCGACATCGACAGCGACGCCCAGGTGAACTGGAGCCGGGCCGACAAAGTCCGCCGAGCCGCCGATGTGCTCATCGCCGTGCTCACGCAGCAGAAGTACAACGACGCGGCTGTGAAGAAGTTTTTCCGAGCCGCAGCCGAGGAAGACAAATCGATTCTCGTCGTCTTCAACCAGCTGCTTCTTCCGGAAGACGAAGAATACTGGCCGATCTGGCTGCAGACCTTCTGCGAGGAGACGGGGATTTCGCCGGAGTACGTGTATCTCGCCCCGCACGATCGCCGGGCTGCCGAGCAGAATCAGCTGCCGTTCTACAACAGAGACTGGCCGCAAACCGACGAGTCGACGAGCAACGAACAGCCGCGAAACCTGATGGAGGATCTGTCTCAGCTGCGGTTTGAAGAGATCAAACTCAAATCGCTGGCCGGGGCTCTCGATACGCTGTGCGATAAGACCTTCGGCGTGCCGACCTATCTGGACGAGATCCGTCGCCGCAGCGGAATTCATGGCGATGCCTGGAAGCGACTCACCGAACGGATGCAGGAGATCTCGGTCACCTGGCCGGTGGTGCCGAATCGCGTCGTCATTCAGGAAGTGCGCAACTGGTGGGGAGAACAGAGGACCGGCTGGGAAGCCAATGTGCACGGCTTCTACGACGCGATCGGCCGAGGTCTGATGTGGCCGGTCCGTCAGTTCCAGGGACGTTCCGCCGATGACGAGCCGCAATGGATCAAGACGTATCGCCAGGAAGAATGGCGGACGATCCAGGTGCAGCTGGTTGGCATCTACGATCGCCTCGAATCGTTGAGCGAGCATGGTCATCCCGTGTTGCGAACGCGGCTCGAACAACTGATGGCCGGCCAGTCCCGCGAGGAAACGCTGGCCAAACTCAAGCAGCTGCACAAGGAGTCGCCATTTGAGGAAGAGCTGCAGGCGCTCGTTAAAGTGCAGATGCAGAAGTTCCGCGACGATCAGAAAGACTGGTTCAAGATGTTCAAGCGGCTCGACACAGCCGCCGCCGCTGCCCGGCCAGCCGTAACCGTCGCGCTCTTCGCGACCGGCGTCGGACCAGTAGGCAATGCAATGATGCCGATGGTGACCGACACGGCTCTTCAGGCAGCTTTGCATGTCGCCGGAGATGTGACCGCGGGAACCGTCACCGCAGCGGTGGGCGACACGGCAATTTCCTCAGGCACCTCGACGGGAGTCCGATACCTCGAAGCCTGGTTCCATCAGTTCCATCAGAACTTCGTGCAGATCCGCAAACTCTGGCTGCTCAAGCAACTGCAGGAGCACCTCTGGGGCACCCTGCTCGACGACCTCCAGACAGCATCAGACCTCCCCCGCTCCGAAGAGTTCCGAGCCGTCGAACAGGAACTCACCACCCTCCGCAAACTCGATTTGCGAACGTGAACGGCAGCGCCCATGCAGTGGCGATGCTGAGTCTTCAACGGACGTTGAGTGTGGACCGATTGCGAACAGACTCCTTGCACCTTCTTCGAGGCACGTCGCTTCGGCGGCAGGATGCTCCAGTACGGTTGGGTGCTTCCGAGTGAGAAACCGAACGACTGGTGAGTGCGGTGTGCGAACGGCTCGAGGGTCTCGTCCGCACACCAGCTTCACTTCGTCTTAAACGTCCAGTTCTCTCACGTCCAGCGCGTGCTTCTCGATGAACTCTCGACGTGGTTCGACATGGTCGCCCATCAGGACGCGAAAGATTTCATCGGCGGCAGCCGCGTCTTCCATCGTCACCTGCAACAGGTTGCGGGTTTCCGGGTCCATCGTCGTGAGCCACAGTTCCTCGGCATCCATTTCACCCAGTCCTTTGAAGCGGGTGATACGGCCCTGGATCAGGTCTTCGCCGAGTTTGCGGAGATCCTGAAGCAGATCGCGAAGGCTGGGGAGCGGGATCGTTTTCTTCTCGGTTTCGAGTCGATACGGGAAGAAGACTTCGCCATCCTTCAAGCCAGCCGGGATAAGATCCTGGAGCTGAATGCCGTAATCCTTGAGCTGCGGCAGGAGCACGTTAATCTTGCGGACTTCGTGCATGTCGATCATGTACAACTGACTGCGAAGATCTTCGCTTTCTTCCTCTTCGGAATCATCAGACGACTTGCTGTCAGCAGTCTGGGTGTCGTCGGCCGCCACTTCGAACTCGGTGCCGCGACGCTCCGTTTCTTCCTGCAGAAAGGTCTCCATTTCGCTCTTGTCGTAGAACCAGTGGACCTCTTTGCCAATGAAGACCTGGTAGCGAGGCAGTTTGCCATCTTTGTAGAGATCATTCTGCTGCATGAATCGCAGCGTGATGCCGCGACGTTCGAGCGTTTCGAGCGGTTCGGACAGTTCCCGCATCAGGTCGATCAGCTTGCGGAAATGGTCGCCCTCGAAGACGGCTCCATCGACTTTGCAGATCAGCTGAGAATTCGACAACGCCAGGTCGATCAGCTCCCGCATCATCGTTTCGTGCGTCTGAATGTAACGGACATCCTTGTTGCTCTTCGGCGTCACCTTGTAGAGCGGCGGCTGAGCAATGTAGACGCAGCCTTCCTGGACAAGCAGACGCATGTGACGGAACAGGAAGGTCAACAGCAGTGTGCGAATGTGGCTACCGTCGACGTCGGCATCGGTCATCAGAATGATCTTGCCGTAACGTCGTTTGCTCACATCTTCCAGCTCGGCTCCCGGCGGGACACCGATCGCCTTGAACATGTTGGAAATTTCGGCGTTGTCGAGCACCTTGACGAGCTGAGCTTTCTCGACGTTCAGAATCTTACCGCGAAGCGGCAGAATCGCCTGCGTGTTCGAGTCACGTCCGGTATCAGCCGATCCGCCGGCCGAGTCCCCTTCGACGAGGTACACTTCGGTGATGTCGAGTTCACGGCTGCGACAGTCGCGGAGTTTTTCCGGCAGGCCCCCCGTTGTCAGGGCTCCCTTGCGACGCACCATTTCCCGCTGCTTGCGAGCCGCCTCACGGGCTTCTGCTGCCAGGATTCCCTTCTGCAGGATTTTCTTGGCCAGGGGCGGATTCTCTTCCAGGAACTTCGTCAGCTGTTCGGCAACGACCGTCCCGACGGCTCCATCGACTTCGGAGTTCGTCAGTTTGATTTT
This window encodes:
- the tmk gene encoding dTMP kinase, producing MSYFVAIEGIDGSGKGTQTAALVDFFQTSGLSTGTITFPRYSETLTGKQIGRFLDGQFGTLENLHPIPISLMYATERFESRDVICQKLDDHDLLIADRYVGSNFAHQGARLLGAERQEFLQWIEQVEYGIFKVPRPDLVIVLDLPAEVSAERVARKNARDYTRQVTDLHESDCDYLIGVRDVYLQLCRENEHWHVVNCLTESGEGRSIEEIQNELRSLITAQFDLTTDAAN
- a CDS encoding phosphatase PAP2 family protein, which gives rise to MQFLRKIPHPIQKFMTWLGSHELATLVLVGLVAAGTWGFVELADEVREGESEKFDRTVLLSMRQADDVTDPLGPHWVEETARDVTALGGTVIVTFLTIGVAGFLFLQGKRTEALFLVLAVVSGMLLSTGLKYFFDRPRPDLVPHGQYVYTRSFPSGHSAISAVVYLTLGALLARVQTRHRIKAYFLLLAFFLTILIGISRVYLGVHWPTDVLAGWTMGATWAAGCWLVFRWLQRHNSEMENPDDASAAAKT
- a CDS encoding STAS domain-containing protein, which codes for MTSDSHDFQPSFFTLERTGEVAVIRIRKSTLSEEDNVEQLGFELMQIVDQLGYNRVVLSLKGVDWVTSSILGKLIHLHRHLRRLEGEMAICDLAPAVQEVMETSRLHTYFLVHPDVDTAVQQFQTQV
- a CDS encoding DNA gyrase subunit B is translated as MEETNKPSNYSEANIRALEGIEGIRLRPAMYIGGTDLVGLHHLVFELTDNVLDEYVNGHAASMTVKINADNSVTVTDDGRGIPVGNMAAQGNKSALEIVFTKIHAGGKFDRESGYATGTGGLHGVGITAVNACSEWLEAEVRREGHVWMMEFSKGEVTSGLTKLGTSDKTGTRVTFKPDPTIFPDTVFVYDTIKKRLQDAAFLNAGVRIRLMDERTSQSDEFYYEDGLVEFVKHLNRTDNALHPDVIKIQGKEGDVVVDIAMQYNDGYSENIRCYANGIYNPEGGTHLSGFRGALTRSLNNYGKKENIFKDVTMSGEDFREGLAAVITVRIPNPQFESQTKIKLTNSEVDGAVGTVVAEQLTKFLEENPPLAKKILQKGILAAEAREAARKQREMVRRKGALTTGGLPEKLRDCRSRELDITEVYLVEGDSAGGSADTGRDSNTQAILPLRGKILNVEKAQLVKVLDNAEISNMFKAIGVPPGAELEDVSKRRYGKIILMTDADVDGSHIRTLLLTFLFRHMRLLVQEGCVYIAQPPLYKVTPKSNKDVRYIQTHETMMRELIDLALSNSQLICKVDGAVFEGDHFRKLIDLMRELSEPLETLERRGITLRFMQQNDLYKDGKLPRYQVFIGKEVHWFYDKSEMETFLQEETERRGTEFEVAADDTQTADSKSSDDSEEEESEDLRSQLYMIDMHEVRKINVLLPQLKDYGIQLQDLIPAGLKDGEVFFPYRLETEKKTIPLPSLRDLLQDLRKLGEDLIQGRITRFKGLGEMDAEELWLTTMDPETRNLLQVTMEDAAAADEIFRVLMGDHVEPRREFIEKHALDVRELDV
- a CDS encoding GTPase, translated to MDIETFDTFSTQKVPVQSLQEVGNAIISLRERVDALSGAAAPLDIAPVTSTEWYQLITQKLLPQLSDSTYLVVAVVGGTNIGKSVIFNHLCGSKVSATSPLASGTKHPTCLTPTRLASDELLTPVFSEFELRHSDDAEDALQGSDDDFLFWRESPEAPENLLLLDTPDIDSDAQVNWSRADKVRRAADVLIAVLTQQKYNDAAVKKFFRAAAEEDKSILVVFNQLLLPEDEEYWPIWLQTFCEETGISPEYVYLAPHDRRAAEQNQLPFYNRDWPQTDESTSNEQPRNLMEDLSQLRFEEIKLKSLAGALDTLCDKTFGVPTYLDEIRRRSGIHGDAWKRLTERMQEISVTWPVVPNRVVIQEVRNWWGEQRTGWEANVHGFYDAIGRGLMWPVRQFQGRSADDEPQWIKTYRQEEWRTIQVQLVGIYDRLESLSEHGHPVLRTRLEQLMAGQSREETLAKLKQLHKESPFEEELQALVKVQMQKFRDDQKDWFKMFKRLDTAAAAARPAVTVALFATGVGPVGNAMMPMVTDTALQAALHVAGDVTAGTVTAAVGDTAISSGTSTGVRYLEAWFHQFHQNFVQIRKLWLLKQLQEHLWGTLLDDLQTASDLPRSEEFRAVEQELTTLRKLDLRT
- a CDS encoding SpoIIE family protein phosphatase, translating into MARLEVISGPHSGTTYSLRSNGVTAVGRDGTSDIVLPVRSISRHHAQIFCDGDHYFIEDLGSVNGTCVDGKRIKSRQQLHEGSRINFYEIHLVFHKNESSGEIPTFTPEPFDRAQEQAVNNHTVSVPAENNVWGTKRFQYLLDINSKLAGSLNLDEILPKVLDILFEIFPQSTNGRILLVEEDGELVPYACKAGRDDNSSILTQVPLGSELASTVLESGKDMLSNSDAFSESVLDEDVCSTMCVRLLNPDRAPLGVIEVETTDDQSMFHDDDLHVLRSVADMTGLAIAYARAHAQQMARARHQQQLEMAHEVQMRMLPRDRPEVTGYTFSDFYAAAGQVGGDFFYYRWLKANQLVVAIGDICGKGMPAALKMAHMNTHLHHVMGTARSLKVAMHRLNQGAFNDPTDISLITFVLCIFNVQKHELTIANAGHIPPLRRRAGSTAVEYMQHEKDGLPLGVEKDFEYHPMTYKFDPGDLVVLCTDGITEAMDGQSNLFGMDGLENSILKSRPNADQAVSTLVEDVRIHTRGKRQQDDMCIVSVSRDL
- the mtaB gene encoding tRNA (N(6)-L-threonylcarbamoyladenosine(37)-C(2))-methylthiotransferase MtaB codes for the protein MSSTSSLSLPILNENESTEIVPFATGLSQQFEGIDKTCRLVTLGCKVNQYETQLVYETLQKNGFREAGDGETADLCVVNTCTVTHTGDSKSRQVIRQLARKNPGTRTLVMGCYATRDPQELAELPGVFEVVTDKRELPDILQRHGIHDMPNGISQFEGRRRAYVKVQDGCILKCTYCIIPQVRPGLQSRSPQDIEDEVRRLIDNGYLEIVITGVHVGHYGVDTTRGKSGKPPFRLWHLFEKLDKIPGNWRMRLSSIEAVEVNDDFISAAANCEHLCPQFHPALQSGSETVLRRMRRRYSMARFLEKLEKMRERLEHPAFTTDVIVGFPGETDEEFEETLQSCRDARFMKVHVFPYSVRKGTKAAEFANQLPPPVIKERVARLGELERELAMEFYRERIGQASQVLVERESQRRPGWLQGTDERYVPVELPGKKSDIGSFLQAEGVEAFRDHLSAIQSGQHHD